One window from the genome of Choloepus didactylus isolate mChoDid1 chromosome 2, mChoDid1.pri, whole genome shotgun sequence encodes:
- the LOC119523078 gene encoding rho GTPase-activating protein 12-like, protein MASKDKSSKKNVLELKTRQGTELLIQSDNDAVISDWLKVISSTISNKAVDTDEAIEEEIPDSPAIEKHDKEKDHKEPKKLRPTKVVSIDSSEQKKTKKNLKKFLTRRPTLQAVREKGYIKDQVFGSSLANLCQKENGTVPKFVKLCIEHVEEHGLDVDGIYRVSGNLAVIQKLRFAVNHDEKLDLNDSKWEDIHVITGALKMFFRELPEPLFTFNHFNDFVNAIK, encoded by the coding sequence ATGGCTTCGAAGGACAAATCCAGCAAAAAGAATGTACTTGAGCTGAAAACCCGTCAAGGAACAGAACTGCTAATTCAGTCCGATAATGACGCTGTTATTAGTGATTGGCTTAAAGTTATTAGTAGTACTATCAGTAATAAGGCAGTAGACACTGATGAAGCAATTGAAGAGGAGATACCAGATTCACCAGCAATAGAAAAACATGATAAAGAAAAAGACCATAAGGAGCCTAAAAAACTTCGTCCCACAAAAGTAGTTAGCATAGATTCTTCAGAAcagaagaaaaccaagaaaaatttaaagaagttTCTTACACGACGCCCTACTTTGCAAGCTGTTCGTGAAAAAGGTTATATTAAAGATCAGGTATTTGGATCCAGTCTTGCTAATCTTTGTCAGAAAGAGAATGGCACAGTGCCAAAGTTTGTGAAGTTATGCATTGAACATGTTGAAGAACACGGTTTGGATGTTGACGGAATCTACAGAGTAAGTGGCAACCTTGCAGTGATCCAGAAGCTGAGATTTGCAGTCAACCACGATGAGAAACTGGACTTGAATGATAGTAAATGGGAAGATATTCATGTCATTACTGGAGCACTCAAAATGTTTTTTCGAGAACTGCCGGAACctctttttacatttaatcattttaatgattttgtCAATGCAATTAAATAA